AGGTATGCCACCATGGTGGGCAGCTGGTGCTGGCTTTCCACAACTTCACCGTTGAACCGCACGATGACGTCGCCCCTTTGGATACCGGCTTTGGCCGCCGGACCATCCTGGACCACATCGGCCACGAGGGCGCCTTTACGTTCGGACAGGCCCAGGGCCTCCTGCATGTCGGGGGTGATCTGCTGGATGAGCACGCCCAGCCAGGCACGGGTCACTTCGCCCTTCTCCTTGAGCTGGGAGACGATGGCCTTGGCCAGGTTGATGGGGATAGCGAACCCGATCCCCTGGTTGCCCCCGGTACGGCTGTAGATGATGCTGTTGATCCCGACCACGTTGCCCGCCGTATCGAACAGGGGTCCTCCGCTGTTGCCGGGATTGATGGCGGCATCGGTCTGGATGAAGTCGTCGTAGGCGCCGGCGCCGAGTTCACGCCCCTTGGCGCTGACAATGCCGGCGGTTACCGTGTGACCCAGCCCGAAGGGGTTCCCGATGGCCAGCACCCAGTCGCCCACACGGGCCTTGTCCGAATCGCCGAGACGGCAGAGGGGCAGGCCTCCGTTCTTCGGCTCGATCTTGATAAGAGCGAGGTCCGTCTTCTCGTCGGTGCCCAGGATCTCGGCCGGGTACTCATCACCCTCTTCCAGGATCACTACCACTTCGTCGGCCTCGGCCACCACGTGGTTATTGGTGATGATGTACCCTTCCTCGTTGATGATGAAGCCCGAGCCCAGGCTGCGCTGTTTAAAAGGCCTCTGAGGGCCCCTCTCACCGAAAAACCGCTTTAAGAACTCGTCGCCGAAAAACTCCCTGAAAGGGCTGTCCTCTTCTTTCCCGAAGGGATGCCGGGCCTGCCCTTCCTTGACCACGGTGGCTGTGCTGATGTTGACGACCGCCGGGGACAGTTCCTCGGCCAGATCCGCGAAAGATCCGGGCTGTCCGGCCGG
This is a stretch of genomic DNA from bacterium. It encodes these proteins:
- a CDS encoding DegQ family serine endoprotease, which translates into the protein MSKVFRGVTVGIVAVSFLVIGLIVASNLSLTPQTEARSDSFWTEGTAKAPAGQPGSFADLAEELSPAVVNISTATVVKEGQARHPFGKEEDSPFREFFGDEFLKRFFGERGPQRPFKQRSLGSGFIINEEGYIITNNHVVAEADEVVVILEEGDEYPAEILGTDEKTDLALIKIEPKNGGLPLCRLGDSDKARVGDWVLAIGNPFGLGHTVTAGIVSAKGRELGAGAYDDFIQTDAAINPGNSGGPLFDTAGNVVGINSIIYSRTGGNQGIGFAIPINLAKAIVSQLKEKGEVTRAWLGVLIQQITPDMQEALGLSERKGALVADVVQDGPAAKAGIQRGDVIVRFNGEVVESQHQLPTMVAYLQVGTGVEVVALRDGKEKKFTVTLEEMTDEATPVGSFGEDKEMKGELGLTVQNITPEIAERLDLGTSRGVLVSGVEPGSPAAEAGLARGDVILEVDRQEVSDVAALSSVLEKSKDKASVLFLVNRGGRTIFIAVKR